A genome region from Hemitrygon akajei unplaced genomic scaffold, sHemAka1.3 Scf000084, whole genome shotgun sequence includes the following:
- the LOC140722686 gene encoding uncharacterized protein has translation MLPVFLLVASLASVEGLSKDRCLGYDVLCTTADYQVRRYNDSVWVGIHGSYVHKIATDSAPLYRYLTGRNLEEMWIPYTGQVLVSLTGFRVLAIYILLPEELRDNPPTATDTRLFITPFPMMDVIARMILLYAMTDASDFNRTLTEQNVPVNNSNFFVYSCFGRHRVRPAERAVNHVSGFTSLHTTEASSDSDAKKTISGQRLGIGD, from the exons ATGCTGCCCGTGTTTCTGCTTGTCGCCTCGCTGGCCAGCGTGGAAGGCTTGAGCAAAGA TCGTTGCTTGGGATATGATGTCCTCTGCACCACTGCGGATTATCAG GTCCGCCGTTACAATGACTCGGTCTGGGTTGGAATACACGGCAGCTACGTCCACAAAATTGCAACTGATAGCGCACCGCTGTACCGATATCTCACTGGGCGAAACTTGGAAG AGATGTGGATCCCATACACTGGACAAGTTCTCGTTTCATTGACCGGTTTTCGAGTGCTTGCAATCTACATTTTGCTTCCCGAAGAGCTCAGAGACAATCCCCCAACAGCAACCGACACACGA TTGTTTATCACTCCTTTCCCGATGATGGATGTGATTGCCAGGATGATCCTTTTGTATGCCATGACCGACGCAAGTGATTTCAACCGCAcgctcactgagcagaatgtcccTGTCAACAATTCCAACTTCTTCGTGTATTCCTGCTTTGG GCGGCATCGTGTCCGTCCTGCTGAGCGAGCAGTGAACCACGTCTCCGGGTTCACCTCGCTGCACACGACTGAGGCTTCTTCAGATTCTGACGCCAAAAAAACAATTAGCGGCCAAAGGCTCGGAATTGGCGACTAA